CGAATCAGGCGTCCCATCCCTTTATTCTCATTACCGATTACAACAGCTACCGGTCCTGTGAAAATATTGGATCCAAACAGATTCTGATCTGTATCCACATCCGTACCTACTACCCAGACTCCCTGCTCTTTCAGACGATCAATGGTCTGACCTAGGTTAGTGACCCGCGCAACCGGAACATATTCCACGGCACCCGCCGATGTTTTGGAGACGGTAGCAGTAATCTGAGCCGAACGACGTTTAGGTACGATTACTCCATGCACTCCAGTACAATCTGCTGTCCGCAGAATGGACCCAAGGTTATGAGGATCTTCAATCTCATCCAGCAAAATCAAGAATGCAGGCTCTCCTTTGGCTTTAGCTGCAGCCAGCAGATCATCTACCTCGACATAGGCAAAAGGTGCGGCTTGAGCAACTACCCCCTGATGTTGAACTCCAGGAGCAAGTTGATCCAGCTTACGCTTGTCCACATGCTGAATGACAATCCCCGCTTTACGTGCTTCAGCGACGATTGGTGCGGTCAGATGCTTCTGAGCCGTTTCTGCAATCCATATTTTATTTAATGTACGACCCGCACGAAGCGCCTCAAGCACTGAATGCTTCCCAGCCAATATTTCCTCTTCTGTCTTCAAATCTTCTTCCATGTTCACTTCTCCTATTCTCTATTTCGCAAAAGCCTTATCACGGCTGTTTCAACATAAACTGTATGCCACTGTTCACAATTTCTTGTATTCTTTCCTGTTGACCTGTGTAGTATAAGTAACCTATCAGACACTCAAAAGCAGTAGCATGACGGTATTCAAGCACATCTGCATTCTTAGGAATACTTCCCGATTTAGCATTTCTCCCCTGACGGGCGACATCTTTTTCCTCTTCTGTGAGACTTGGCTCCAGAAATCCAAGAATTGCACTCTGCGCCTTAGCGGATACAAGTCCTGTAGCAGAGCGATGCAAATGGTTTGGGCGCAAATTCGGAAGAGATACTAAATACTGGCGAACTGACACTTCGTAAATGGCATCTCCTACATAGGCAAGCACAATTGGCGAGAGGAGTCGCGCAGGTTTGGAAGGCTCGTAAGGAAACCACCCGTTCTGAAACTTACGTTCCTCACTCATTTCCGCCGCCACCGCATTCCCTGCGGAGTATCCTCAAGCAATATGCCCAAGCGACCTAATTCATCACGAATCTCATCGGACCGGCTCCAATTTTTATTCTTACGCGCTTCAACCCGCTCCGCGATCAATCGTTCAACTTCTTCACTCGCGATCTCTTCTTCCTCATGCTCAGGTGTTAAACGCAGCACAGCATTCATTTCCCCAAAAGCTTGCAGCAACGCAGCAAAATCAGCAGGGGCTGCTTCACTATTCGCAAGGGTATGGTTTGCAAGACTCACCCAATCAAACATAGCGGTAATCGCATCAGGGGTATTAAAGTCATCCTGCATTCTAGCATGAAAATTGGCCACAATAGCAGATAACTTATCATTAATCTCTAAGCTGACCTCACCCTGGGCACCTTCAGCAGCAAGTTCAAGACGATGCTTAACGTTACTTTCTGCTAGTGAGATACGTTCTACGCTCTTTTCAGCTGAAGTCATTGAATCCACCGAGAAGTTCAACGGATTACGATAATGGGTCGATAGCATGAAATAACGAATAGTTCCAGCTTTAAATTGCCCACGGATATCTTTCACAAGCCATCCGTTACCCAATGATTTCGACATTTTTTCATCACCGATGTTGATAAATCCATTATGCATCCAATAATTAGAGAGTGGCTTACCCGTCAGAGCTTCTGTCTGAGCGCATTCGCATTCATGATGCGGGAACTGCAAATCTTGTCCACCCCCGTGGATGTCCATCGTATCCCCCAAGAACTCTCTTGCCATGGCCGAGCATTCAATATGCCAGCCCGGGCGTCCATTTCCCCACGGGCTCTGCCAGTACACTTCACCTGGTTTTGCTGCTTTCCACAGCACAAAGTCCTCAGGTTTCTCTTTCCGTGAGTCTACCTCCACGCGAATACCAAACTGTAATTCATCTAGATTCTGACGGGACAGCTTACCATAGTCTTCAAATTTGGAAGTACGGTAGTATACATCGCCACCACTCTCGTAGGCATACCCTTTTTCCTCGAGCTCTTTAATGAATCCAATGATCAGCTCCATGCTTTCTGTTACCCGCGGATTCAATGTTGCCGGTTTTACTCCAAGCCCTTCAAGATCCTCACGATAAGCATTAATAAAAATCTCAGCAACCTCTGCTACTGAAGTGTTCATTTCTTCTGCTTTGCGTATCAGTTTATCATCTACATCTGTGAAGTTCGTAACATACCGTACCTCATTGCCGAGTTGCTCCAAATAATTCCGGACCATATCAAAGACAATAATAGGTCTAGCATTTCCGATATGCATATATCCATAAACGGTTGGACCACATACATACATTTTCACTTTGCCCGACTCTTGGGGCACAAACTGCTCCTTGCTGCGTGTCATTGTGTTGTAAATTTGTAAAGCCATCCTATTCCAACCCTTTCTGTTGTCCCGATTCCTTAAGTACCGGATATGCTTAAATTTCGTAATCACCAATGTACTGCTGAGTTTCGACTAGCCGCTGCGCGGTCTTTTGCTTATCTTCTTCGCCAAGCTTCTCTCTGATCTCTTCGATCTCTTTTTGCAGAAAGCGAAGTGAATCTACAAGCGGGTCTGGCATCTTGGTATGATCCAAGCGATCGGATACACGTTCACCGTTACGTTTTACTACACGGCCCGGGTTTCCTACTACTGTACTGTTATTTGGAACTTCACGCAGCACAACCGCATTCGAACCTATATTTGAATTGTCGCCGATACGAAACGATCCTAATACCTTCGCACCAGAACCAATAACTACATTGTTGCCAACTGTGGGATGGCGCTTACCTTTTTCTTTCCCTGTCCCCCCAAGTGTAACACCTTGATAGATAATAACATCATCACCGATTTCACAGGTTTCCCCAATAACAATCCCCATACCATGGTCGATAAACAGCCTATTTCCGATGACAGCTCCGGGATGGATCTCAACACCGGTCATAAATCTACTAAACTGTGAGACCATACGGGCCATTGTATACCAGCGGCGTTTGAAAAAAGAATGGGCAATCCGGTGACCCCAAATGGCGTGCAACCCTGCATATGTGAAGACAACCTCGAACCAGCTGCGGGCAGCGGGATCGTTATCAAATACCGCCCGAATGTCCGACTTAATATGCTTAAACATCACGGTTCCTCTCTTCTTGACTCCCCCATCTCCTGTTTACAGGTACACAAGGAAGGTATTGTCTCCAATCCATCATTCTTATCATACATATGCTGTGGGTGTTTGCTTGGTTTGTTATATTAGAAAAGATACCCTGAAACAAAAAAAGCCCCTGCAGCATAAAGCTGCAGAGACGTTTAACCGCGGTTCCACTCTGCTTGAACGAATCAAACAGACTGCTGTTGTTACCATCGGCAGAGTTCCTTCGTTCCACTTGGCATCATTAACGGCGATGTACCCGGCGCGATCTAACGAGCCTTTAGGATCGTTCAACCGTGCAGCTCACAGGCGCATGTTCTGCCCCGGACAAATGAATAACTCCCAGCCCGAAAGGGTATCCCTTTCTCGGTTATTCTCTCTGGTAATTGCCTTTATGGACGTACTTCTCCTGATCACAGCTATTATCATATGGTTCTATCTTAGCGTAAAAGCTAAGGGACTGACAAGAGGCTTAATGATAAGTAATACTACCTTAAGCTCCTTTAATTTGTGATTTCAAACGTTCGATGACACGGTTTTGGCCGAGCAAAGCAATCGTTATATTAAGATCACGTCCGTGCGTTTGTCCGGTCAAAGCCACACGTATCGGCATAAAGAGCGCTTTGCCTTTGTGCCCTGTTTCTTTCTGCACTTCCTTGATCAGTACAGCCATATTACTAGCACTGAAATCCTGACAAGCTTCAACCTTAGCTAGGAAAGCAGACAAGACTTCAGGCACTTGGCTTTCCGCCAGAACCTGCGCCGCTTCTGTTTCTAACTCGAGATGGCTGCGGAAGAATAGTTCAGATAGCTCTACGATATCGGAGGCAGAGTTCATCTGCTCTTGATACAGTGCTACAAGGCTTTCTGCCCATGCCTGCTGCTCATCATTCAGCTCAGCCGGTATTTTCCCCGCTTTTTGCAGATGTGGAATCGCTAATGCCGAGATCCGTTTAGGATCAGCATGCTTAATATAGTGATTATTTAGATGCGCCAGCTTGTGCTTGTCGAATACAGCCGGACTTTTGGACAAACGGTCCGCATCAAAAATAGAAATAAGTTCTTCTTTGCTGAAGATCTCCTCTTCTCCCTCTGGCGACCAGCCCAGTAGAGAAATGAAGTTAACCAAAGCCTCAGGCAAGTAACCCAATTCATCATATTGCTCAATAAATGTAATTACAGATTGATCCCGCTTGCTAAGCTTCTTATGGTTGTCACCGACAATCAGTGTCATATGACCAAATATTGGGGGGTTCCAACCAAGAGCCTCATAGATCATAAGCTGACGTGGTGTGTTGGAAATATGATCTTCCCCACGTAGTACATGGGTGATAGCCATCAGATAATCATCAACAGCTACCGCAAAGTTATAGGTCGGAATTCCGTCCTTCTTCACGATAACAAAATCACCCATTTCTTTCGTATCAAAAGAAATAGTACCTTTTACAATATCATCAAACGTGTACGTACGATCTTCTGGTACACGGAAGCGAATGCTAGCTACTCGTCCCTCAGCTTCAAAGGCAAGGCGTTGTTCTTCCGTCAAATCACGGTGTTTGCCGGAATAACGAGGGGTTTCTCCACGTGCAGTCTGTTCTTCACGTTCTGCTTCCAGTTCTTCCTCTGTGCAGTAGCAGCGGTAAGCCAAACCTTTGTCCAGCAAATCCTGCCAATATACACGATATAGGTCAAGACGTTCAGTCTGGCGGTAAGGTCCGTACTCTCCGCCAACATCAACACTCTCATCCCAATCCATGCCTAGCCATTTCAAATACTTAAGCTGGCTC
This genomic stretch from Paenibacillus sp. FSL H7-0737 harbors:
- the rlmB gene encoding 23S rRNA (guanosine(2251)-2'-O)-methyltransferase RlmB, whose product is MEEDLKTEEEILAGKHSVLEALRAGRTLNKIWIAETAQKHLTAPIVAEARKAGIVIQHVDKRKLDQLAPGVQHQGVVAQAAPFAYVEVDDLLAAAKAKGEPAFLILLDEIEDPHNLGSILRTADCTGVHGVIVPKRRSAQITATVSKTSAGAVEYVPVARVTNLGQTIDRLKEQGVWVVGTDVDTDQNLFGSNIFTGPVAVVIGNENKGMGRLIREKCDVLLKLPMAGKINSLNASVAAGVIMYEVVRLRQQQG
- a CDS encoding Mini-ribonuclease 3; this encodes MSEERKFQNGWFPYEPSKPARLLSPIVLAYVGDAIYEVSVRQYLVSLPNLRPNHLHRSATGLVSAKAQSAILGFLEPSLTEEEKDVARQGRNAKSGSIPKNADVLEYRHATAFECLIGYLYYTGQQERIQEIVNSGIQFMLKQP
- the gltX gene encoding glutamate--tRNA ligase gives rise to the protein MTDQVRVRYAPSPTGHLHIGNARTALFNYLFARNKGGKFIIRIEDTDVKRNVAGGEESQLKYLKWLGMDWDESVDVGGEYGPYRQTERLDLYRVYWQDLLDKGLAYRCYCTEEELEAEREEQTARGETPRYSGKHRDLTEEQRLAFEAEGRVASIRFRVPEDRTYTFDDIVKGTISFDTKEMGDFVIVKKDGIPTYNFAVAVDDYLMAITHVLRGEDHISNTPRQLMIYEALGWNPPIFGHMTLIVGDNHKKLSKRDQSVITFIEQYDELGYLPEALVNFISLLGWSPEGEEEIFSKEELISIFDADRLSKSPAVFDKHKLAHLNNHYIKHADPKRISALAIPHLQKAGKIPAELNDEQQAWAESLVALYQEQMNSASDIVELSELFFRSHLELETEAAQVLAESQVPEVLSAFLAKVEACQDFSASNMAVLIKEVQKETGHKGKALFMPIRVALTGQTHGRDLNITIALLGQNRVIERLKSQIKGA
- the cysE gene encoding serine O-acetyltransferase produces the protein MFKHIKSDIRAVFDNDPAARSWFEVVFTYAGLHAIWGHRIAHSFFKRRWYTMARMVSQFSRFMTGVEIHPGAVIGNRLFIDHGMGIVIGETCEIGDDVIIYQGVTLGGTGKEKGKRHPTVGNNVVIGSGAKVLGSFRIGDNSNIGSNAVVLREVPNNSTVVGNPGRVVKRNGERVSDRLDHTKMPDPLVDSLRFLQKEIEEIREKLGEEDKQKTAQRLVETQQYIGDYEI
- the cysS gene encoding cysteine--tRNA ligase: MALQIYNTMTRSKEQFVPQESGKVKMYVCGPTVYGYMHIGNARPIIVFDMVRNYLEQLGNEVRYVTNFTDVDDKLIRKAEEMNTSVAEVAEIFINAYREDLEGLGVKPATLNPRVTESMELIIGFIKELEEKGYAYESGGDVYYRTSKFEDYGKLSRQNLDELQFGIRVEVDSRKEKPEDFVLWKAAKPGEVYWQSPWGNGRPGWHIECSAMAREFLGDTMDIHGGGQDLQFPHHECECAQTEALTGKPLSNYWMHNGFINIGDEKMSKSLGNGWLVKDIRGQFKAGTIRYFMLSTHYRNPLNFSVDSMTSAEKSVERISLAESNVKHRLELAAEGAQGEVSLEINDKLSAIVANFHARMQDDFNTPDAITAMFDWVSLANHTLANSEAAPADFAALLQAFGEMNAVLRLTPEHEEEEIASEEVERLIAERVEARKNKNWSRSDEIRDELGRLGILLEDTPQGMRWRRK